A genomic region of Haliotis asinina isolate JCU_RB_2024 chromosome 1, JCU_Hal_asi_v2, whole genome shotgun sequence contains the following coding sequences:
- the LOC137295793 gene encoding serine/threonine-protein phosphatase 6 regulatory ankyrin repeat subunit B-like: MMDARPLDLHYACRDGNEAEVQSILSRDSVGIDRRGPNAKTPVFIAAERGLKSIYDLLVNRGCDFSKTDDNNNNILHAACTGGNVDIVEDIISRDATLLNKGGHHRKTPVMFAVEHCHEGVFQMLLDKNCDLKTADALGYTVLHWACLGGSANIVKHLLSQENVDMNVKGTDGVTPLMAAGRNGHEQVFDMLVEQGCYLSVVDGHSNNVLHHASRGGCLGIVEFILTKDVVDINKRGKNGLSSVMIAAEKGHRGIFYLLINKGCDLKGVSKLGNNILHCAACGGSVEVVEYLLSRRIVDINSKGCGGITPVQMAAMMKQLEVFLLLVNSGCNLTITDVNNDNVLHHACRGGATGIIEYVLSQDIVDVNGKGKNDLTPVMIAAEKAHKDIFYLLLSKGSDLSGRSVSGDYILHCASIGGNVEIIEYLLSQGVDDINSKGQLGATPVMMAAQKVRREAFGLLVSRGSDLTVVDENNDSLLHHACSGGCVDIVEYVISVSRNDINRRGQHGLTPVMMAAYKGNTLAFHALAKTQCDMSLKSDNNLNLFHIACISGNVEIVEYLMSSGADIHSKGGEHDRTPVSMAAMKGHRLVFDLLVNEGCCVTDADADTNNILHHAVIGGNKEIVGYLLTNEIFDINTPGQYLRTPVMMAAESGRKPVFELLVEKGCDLTVVDESRNNILHSACCGGNLDIVEYVISKHLVDINGRSAGGNPIEVAETNGHKDVVDLLKRKGGKAHSCVIS; the protein is encoded by the coding sequence ATGATGGATGCCAGGCCACTCGATCTACACTACGCGTGTCGAGATGGGAACGAGGCAGAAGTACAGAGTATCCTGTCACGTGACTCGGTAGGCATCGACAGAAGAGGCCCTAATGCCAAGACACCGGTTTTTATAGCAGCAGAACGAGGCCTCAAATCAATTTATGATCTTCTAGTGAACCGAGGATGCGATTTTTCTAAAACCGATGACAATAACAACAATATACTCCACGCTGCGTGTACAGGGGGCAACGTGGACATCGTTGAAGATATCATTTCTCGAGACGCTACACTGCTCAACAAAGGAGGACATCACCGAAAAACGCCGGTTATGTTCGCAGTTGAGCATTGCCATGAAGGCGTGTTCCAAATGTTATTAGATAAAAATTGTGACCTGAAAACTGCTGACGCTCTTGGTTACACAGTTCTCCATTGGGCTTGTCTTGGTGGGAGTGCTAACATCGTTAAACACCTTCTGTCTCAAGAAAACGTTGACATGAACGTCAAAGGTACCGATGGCGTCACGCCCTTGATGGCCGCTGGAAGAAATggacatgaacaggttttcgaCATGCTTGTCGAACAAGGGTGCTATTTGTCCGTCGTGGATGGACATTCTAATAACGTCCTTCATCACGCAAGTCGCGGTGGATGTTTAGGTATTGTGGAATTTATTCTAACAAAGGACGTTGTTGACATCAACAAGAGAGGAAAGAACGGATTATCATCTGTAATGATTGCTGCCGAGAAGGGACACAGAGGTATTTTCTACCTTCTTATCAATAAAGGGTGTGACCTGAAGGGAGTCAGCAAACTTGGCAACAATATATTGCACTGCGCTGCTTGTGGAGGATCTGTGGAGGTTGTGGAGTATCTTCTGTCTCGGAGAATCGTGGACATCAACAGCAAAGGCTGTGGAGGTATAACACCTGTGCAGATGGCTGCCATGATGAAGCAACTCGAGGTGTTTCTGCTGTTGGTGAACTCTGGCTGCAATCTGACCATTACTGATGTCAACAACGACAACGTGCTTCATCATGCGTGTCGGGGAGGAGCCACAGGCATCATTGAGTACGTCCTGTCACAAGACATCGTGGATGTAAATGGCAAAGGAAAAAACGACTTGACTCCTGTCATGATTGCCGCTGAGAAGGCCCATAAAGACATATTCTATCTCCTTCTTAGTAAAGGAAGCGACCTCTCTGGGAGGAGTGTATCAGGGGACTATATCCTGCATTGTGCCTCCATTGGAGGCAACGTTGAGATCATTGAATACCTTCTATCACAGGGAGTCGATGACATCAATAGTAAAGGGCAACTTGGAGCGACGCCTGTCATGATGGCAGCTCAGAAGGTACGGAGAGAAGCGTTTGGGCTTCTTGTGAGTAGAGGAAGTGATCTGACTGTTGTCGATGAGAACAATGACAGTCTTCTCCACCATGCGTGTTCAGGAGGTTGTGTAGATATTGTGGAGTATGTCATATCTGTGAGCAGGAACGACATCAACCGGCGAGGCCAACATGGACTGACTCCAGTGATGATGGCTGCCTACAAGGGCAACACGTTGGCCTTCCATGCACTTGCTAAAACCCAGTGCGATATGTCACTGAAGTCTGAcaataatttaaatttatttcatataGCATGCATATCAGGCAATGTTGAAATTGTGGAATATTTGATGTCAAGTGGGGCCGACATCCATTCAAAAGGCGGAGAACATGACAGAACACCAGTTTCTATGGCCGCCATGAAGGGCCACCGATTGGTTTTTGACTTACTGGTCAATGAAGGTTGTTGCGTTACAGATGCTGATGCAGACACAAACAATATTCTCCATCACGCAGTCATCGGTGGAAACAAAGAGATTGTTGGGTACCTTCTCACtaatgaaatatttgacatcaaCACTCCAGGTCAGTATTTAAGAACTCCTGTAATGATGGCAGCCGAAAGTGGCAGAAAACCTGTCTTTGAGTTGCTTGTTGAAAAGGGGTGTGATCTGACCGTCGTGGACGAAAGCAGAAACAATATCCTCCATTCAGCATGTTGCGGGGGGAATCTAGATATTGTGGAATATGTTATTTCGAAGCACCTCGTGGATATCAACGGCAGGAGCGCGGGTGGGAATCCGATCGAAGTAGCCGAGACAAATGGACACAAGGATGTAGTGGATTTATTGAAACGGAAAGGAGGCAAGGCACATAGTTGCGTTATATCTTAG
- the LOC137295800 gene encoding centromere protein Q-like, translated as MPRFKVTGRKKKNVPAKKTSSESEAQSGPSRKNAQGRRQSTLPLGSSRRNSRKAFGEMTATSTDTNERENRSVPVRLRVAPKSLKTWKPLRTSTKKYALQLYDTAVEMLLSRTSDNVLGDVQRHLSQGRRKFAEKLEKSIGPVNKFTNYNNLHKILNSQEDADEKMEEMLKKQLDEEERECRDIEEEMETCKLYAEGASQLHPLLQSRSKD; from the exons ATGCCACGATTCAAAGTGACCGGACGTAAGAAGAAAAACGTCCCTGCTAAGAAAACGAGCTCAGAAAGCGAAGCTCAAAGCGGACCTTCAAGGAAAAACGCGCAAGGACGGCGACAGTCGACACTTCCCCTGGGCAGCAGTCGCCGAAATTCACGGAAAGCGTTTGGCGAGATGACAGCCACTAGCACGGATACCAATGAGAGAG AGAACCGATCAGTGCCAGTAAGACTGAGGGTGGCACCAAAATCTCTTAAAACCTGGAAACCTCTGAGAACTTCCACGAAGAAATATGCCTTACAACTCTACGACACTGCTGTTGA GATGTTGCTGTCAAGGACCAGTGACAATGTTTTGGGAGATGTCCAAAGGCATCTGTCTCAGGGCCGCCGAAA atttgcaGAGAAGCTGGAGAAGTCTATCGGTCCAGTAAACAAATTCACAAACTACAATAATCTTCATAAGATCCTT AACTCTCAGGAAGATGCTGACGAGAAGATGGAGGAGATGTTGAAGAAGCAGCTCGATGAGGAAGAGAG GGAATGCAGGGACATTGAGGAGGAGATGGAGACCTGCAAACTTTATGCCGAAGGAGCATCACAG CTCCACCCTCTCTTGCAGAGCAGAAGTAAGGACTGA